A region from the Silene latifolia isolate original U9 population chromosome 7, ASM4854445v1, whole genome shotgun sequence genome encodes:
- the LOC141590926 gene encoding uncharacterized protein LOC141590926 encodes MAMLRRICSRILSAAANREHPGAAAAASVGLRNPLEEFFEADRSADDDKRIVYGRSWKASELRLKSWDDLNKLWYVLLKEKNMLMSQRQMLNAQNLRFPNPERVSKVRKSMCRIKHVLTERAIEERDARRSAEMKRMINAL; translated from the exons ATGGCGATGTTGAGAAGAATATGCAGTAGAATTCTTTCAGCTGCAGCTAATCGTGAACATCCTGGTGCCGCCGCTGCTGCTTCCGTGGGTTTGCGTAATCCTCTTGAGGAGTTCTTCGAGGCCGATCGCTCTGCTGATGATGATAAGCGCATTGTTTACG GACGAAGTTGGAAAGCCAGCGAATTGCGACTCAAATCTTGGGATGATCTCAATAAGCTttggtatgtacttttgaagGAGAAAAACATGCTGATGTCACAGCGTCAGATGCTCAACGCTCAGAACCTCCGGTTTCCCAATCCAGAACGAGTTTCAAAG GTAAGGAAGTCCATGTGTCGGATCAAACATGTCTTGACGGAAAGGGCCATTGAGGAGCGAGATGCACGCAGATCTGCGGAGATGAAAAGGATGATTAATGCCCTATAA